A single region of the Oceaniferula marina genome encodes:
- a CDS encoding alpha-2-macroglobulin family protein, with translation MKSHTTPPRRLGVLLAALATSFACLPVAKAATSLRLSTTQLNPESEIEIIFDRAVVGEPQLQQSSNNALIGIKPKLPGNIVWKAANIARFVPSQAPLMGTEYTFSVLKGQQFLDGKKLPSGKIQTVKSEPFKVSGSSLRSESKSLTRELSYYVYFNDAIDPAKSPALIKFINKEGVTIGSKVRRATWGDIESSYRRGSTWNNRFREAVSGLKTVYSEEADAPIPNALMISPVKPLPPGDDWRLNLSEQLTNEANNAVHLGGHNVWIGDIEPFELENAKAFVEANKSRQIHLSFNTPPNKNLTQEQLASLISVKPKLEEAKYTVKGDMVIVEGKLRKSNNWNVSVNPAMLAMNGLMINKATSHKLKFLPVATGLALPAFDSAQYAHGSRLYGIETVNLESLRVRVKLLEADKAVRTMQGYRHYKGSGHNNHDISPTHPMPYSLVDGKTVYDRTIHLDNPLDTSKDVTLDWNAILPQNTLTSTFFISVEGTAKEHSRGGNRIAQSFIQLTDIGLCWKINEQQAMMYAFSCKTGKPLPNVQLQVFNEDAEAAGSTKTDKHGIARLPRQDAARHLRASLGNDSYIVPFDNTLDTVSLWRFPVDIEWNHLSGWKRNVMMFTDRNLYRPGETVQLKGIVRQFLDNQIKKSADKTAQLVITDSKRRVLMDQEITFSDQGSFDFTLKLPAETVGRFRATLTFPEDPSQADEDSWIVNQYRIFNHNFQVQEFRRNAFEVTSNIPPAAPGARNIEMNLEAHYYQGQPVKEGLVEWSLSATQSGFYPNKFRDFYFGDHRSYDPYYWSHYFGYGNGYGRRQRTNHNGEAKLDTHGKSKLSFELPELTFPTALAVDIHAEVTDARDQTLSKSSRTTVHPANTYVGISRVDRLVRVGQNPNLELIAVDTQGEQRTEDISITAIIEREYYEPVKVRSADGRASVKNTKHTEQVSEQQLTIPANQALILPFTPEKAGRHIITLKGTDNEGHAYATASKLYVYGAKEYPWASEDGMKIKLVPEKQQYQPNDTARILVMTPIEGTALVTVERSNVIREYRRELKADAPVIEIPLSDMDAPNAYVSVMVIRGADASPRKHKEPVLKLGYCTLNVKNVKDRLAVNLEVAGSQHRPGESTTLQGSVTFADGSPAANAEVTLYAEDEGTLAVMGYRNPDPMSNFHAPRPLLVQCGSSFSTFIAENPDDRYFGNKGFTIGGGGDAFGAGGGVKLKTRTDFNPCAVWQPSLRTDGQGKFSATYTNPDTLTRYRVIAVALHGDNKFGSASSDYTVDKPLMLEPAAPRYASEGDRLQPKVLVQNNSKFEGTWKVSLETSSLTQSHGNAPLSKTITLQPGGAGTVYFDVHFVETGKARWTWTASPVQIAGKDTLEPALATDLSDRAETRFEITYPVPLMRQMRFVSLNNGNQNDLLKDLDQELLKGRGKIELELSNSLLLEAGGAVDFLLHYPYGCVEQTSSSLMPWFAVRDLKGIVPGFKDKNETDIAQAIQAGADRLLTMQTPNGGLAYWPGGDEPTKWASAYGGMALLLAREHGAMVPPSAIEQLTDWISASLKEGPDKKADHRWRKTWDMETRARALYVLALAGKTEAALQNKMIDQAEHLNPSARCFLALAIHHSGGARDQALALIQNLPPRKVTRHWMRYHSDDAMAVLAWSEIDPTNENTHQAMRKLIDQRNPRGHWRTTWCNSWALQAMASYARNVEKNQAPSTLQLIVGKETKHITLDQKSPTEFISVPLQEGLQIIASSNNRSYARIRLSSKPEIAPSGPWAHDGLSITRRYNRLLPDGTLEPMTQPRVGDLIQVNLDITFSSALDYVVIEDRIPALFEAVNNQFESQRSRFSTNTDHSWKITHKELRSDRAVFFFDRSWGGSKRTLSYLARVTSAGTAVAPSAKVEAMYDPEQLALSKSQTLTTLKKGSMADQ, from the coding sequence GAAAGTGAGGCGTGCCACCTGGGGCGATATCGAATCCAGCTACCGGCGTGGGTCCACCTGGAACAACCGCTTCCGTGAGGCCGTCTCCGGCCTCAAAACCGTCTATTCCGAAGAAGCGGACGCCCCTATTCCCAACGCTCTGATGATTTCACCTGTCAAACCTCTCCCTCCCGGAGATGACTGGAGGCTGAACCTGTCCGAACAACTCACCAACGAAGCCAACAACGCCGTTCATCTTGGAGGCCACAATGTCTGGATTGGTGACATCGAACCTTTTGAACTGGAAAACGCAAAGGCATTCGTCGAAGCCAACAAATCACGCCAAATCCACCTCAGCTTCAACACCCCACCAAATAAAAATCTTACCCAGGAGCAACTCGCCAGCTTGATCTCGGTCAAACCCAAACTCGAGGAAGCTAAGTACACGGTTAAGGGCGACATGGTCATCGTTGAAGGAAAACTCAGAAAATCCAACAATTGGAACGTCAGCGTCAACCCGGCCATGCTGGCCATGAATGGCTTGATGATCAACAAAGCCACCAGTCATAAACTCAAATTCCTGCCCGTCGCAACCGGGCTTGCTCTACCGGCATTCGATTCCGCCCAATATGCACACGGTAGCCGCCTCTACGGAATCGAAACCGTCAATCTGGAATCCCTCCGGGTCCGGGTAAAGCTGCTCGAAGCAGACAAAGCAGTGCGCACCATGCAAGGATACCGCCACTACAAAGGCAGCGGCCATAACAACCACGATATTTCACCTACCCACCCGATGCCCTACTCCCTTGTCGACGGAAAAACGGTCTATGACCGAACCATCCATCTCGACAACCCTCTGGACACTTCCAAAGATGTCACTCTGGACTGGAACGCCATCCTGCCACAAAACACCCTGACCAGCACCTTTTTCATTTCCGTCGAAGGAACGGCCAAAGAACACTCCCGAGGTGGCAATCGTATCGCCCAATCGTTCATTCAGCTAACAGACATCGGACTTTGTTGGAAAATCAATGAGCAACAAGCGATGATGTATGCCTTTTCCTGCAAGACAGGCAAACCATTGCCCAACGTCCAACTCCAGGTCTTCAACGAAGACGCCGAAGCCGCAGGCTCTACAAAAACGGACAAACACGGGATTGCGCGTCTACCTCGCCAGGATGCCGCCCGCCACCTCCGGGCAAGTCTCGGAAACGACAGTTACATCGTCCCCTTTGACAACACCCTCGACACGGTGTCCCTCTGGCGGTTCCCGGTTGATATCGAATGGAACCACCTCTCCGGCTGGAAACGAAACGTGATGATGTTCACCGACCGAAACCTCTACCGCCCCGGTGAAACCGTTCAGCTCAAGGGAATCGTTCGACAGTTCCTCGATAACCAAATCAAAAAGTCGGCAGACAAGACGGCCCAACTGGTGATCACCGACAGCAAGCGCCGGGTGCTCATGGACCAAGAAATCACCTTCTCAGACCAGGGGAGCTTCGACTTCACACTCAAACTGCCCGCCGAAACAGTCGGCAGATTCCGAGCCACGCTCACCTTCCCCGAAGACCCATCCCAGGCGGATGAAGACAGCTGGATCGTCAACCAATACCGGATATTCAACCACAACTTCCAGGTGCAGGAATTTCGGCGCAATGCCTTCGAAGTCACATCCAACATCCCGCCTGCAGCCCCCGGAGCCCGCAATATCGAAATGAATCTGGAAGCCCATTACTACCAAGGGCAACCAGTGAAAGAAGGCCTCGTGGAATGGTCGCTCAGCGCAACCCAAAGCGGATTCTATCCAAACAAGTTCCGTGACTTTTACTTTGGGGACCACCGCAGCTACGACCCCTACTACTGGAGCCACTACTTCGGATATGGCAACGGCTACGGACGACGCCAAAGAACCAACCACAACGGCGAAGCCAAACTCGACACCCACGGTAAGTCAAAGCTCAGTTTTGAACTACCCGAACTCACTTTCCCTACCGCGCTCGCTGTCGACATCCACGCTGAAGTCACGGATGCACGCGATCAGACACTCAGCAAATCCAGCCGCACCACCGTGCACCCCGCTAACACTTACGTTGGTATCTCCCGGGTCGACCGCTTGGTTCGGGTGGGGCAAAACCCAAACCTGGAGCTCATTGCCGTGGATACCCAGGGAGAACAACGCACCGAGGATATTAGCATCACGGCGATCATCGAAAGAGAATACTACGAACCCGTCAAAGTGCGTTCGGCAGATGGCCGGGCTAGTGTTAAAAACACCAAACACACCGAACAAGTAAGTGAGCAGCAACTGACGATCCCCGCCAACCAAGCGCTCATTCTCCCCTTTACTCCGGAAAAAGCCGGTCGCCATATCATTACCCTGAAGGGCACCGATAACGAAGGACATGCCTATGCCACGGCAAGCAAACTCTACGTCTACGGAGCCAAAGAGTATCCATGGGCATCCGAGGACGGAATGAAAATCAAACTGGTCCCGGAAAAACAACAATACCAACCAAATGACACAGCTCGTATTTTGGTCATGACCCCGATCGAAGGAACCGCTCTGGTCACCGTGGAACGATCTAATGTGATCCGCGAATACCGTCGTGAGCTGAAAGCGGATGCCCCGGTCATTGAAATCCCACTCAGCGACATGGATGCCCCCAACGCCTATGTCTCGGTTATGGTCATTCGCGGAGCGGACGCCAGCCCGAGAAAACACAAAGAACCGGTTCTCAAACTTGGTTACTGCACACTGAATGTCAAAAATGTCAAAGATCGTCTGGCGGTGAACCTTGAGGTCGCAGGCAGCCAGCATCGACCCGGTGAGTCCACCACGCTTCAAGGTTCCGTGACCTTTGCCGACGGATCCCCCGCAGCCAATGCCGAAGTCACCCTCTACGCAGAAGATGAAGGCACACTCGCGGTGATGGGGTACCGCAACCCCGACCCCATGAGCAATTTCCATGCACCTCGTCCACTTCTGGTCCAGTGTGGCTCCTCCTTCTCGACCTTCATCGCCGAGAACCCGGACGACCGCTATTTCGGAAACAAGGGCTTTACCATCGGTGGTGGTGGCGACGCCTTTGGCGCCGGAGGCGGAGTCAAACTAAAAACCCGGACCGACTTCAATCCTTGTGCCGTTTGGCAACCTTCACTCCGGACCGACGGCCAGGGCAAATTCTCCGCAACCTACACCAACCCGGACACCCTGACCCGCTACCGCGTCATTGCCGTAGCCCTGCATGGTGATAATAAATTTGGTTCGGCATCCAGTGATTACACAGTCGACAAGCCTCTCATGCTCGAACCCGCCGCACCCCGCTACGCAAGTGAAGGTGACAGGCTTCAACCCAAGGTGCTGGTTCAAAATAACTCCAAGTTCGAGGGAACCTGGAAAGTTTCCCTGGAAACATCCAGCCTCACACAAAGCCATGGCAATGCGCCGCTAAGCAAAACCATCACCCTGCAACCTGGTGGTGCCGGCACCGTCTATTTTGACGTGCACTTTGTTGAAACCGGTAAAGCCCGCTGGACATGGACGGCATCCCCCGTCCAAATCGCAGGTAAAGACACCCTCGAGCCAGCTCTGGCCACCGACCTATCCGACCGCGCGGAGACTCGCTTTGAAATCACCTATCCCGTTCCTCTGATGCGTCAAATGCGCTTTGTCAGCTTGAACAACGGAAACCAAAACGACCTCCTCAAGGATCTGGATCAAGAACTCCTCAAGGGGCGTGGAAAAATCGAACTCGAGCTCTCAAACTCACTTCTTCTCGAAGCCGGAGGAGCCGTCGATTTCTTACTCCACTACCCTTACGGATGTGTCGAGCAAACATCATCATCCTTGATGCCTTGGTTTGCGGTTCGGGACCTCAAAGGCATCGTCCCCGGATTTAAGGATAAAAATGAAACCGACATTGCCCAAGCCATTCAAGCGGGAGCCGACCGACTCCTCACCATGCAGACCCCGAATGGAGGCCTCGCCTACTGGCCGGGTGGTGACGAACCCACCAAATGGGCCAGCGCCTACGGAGGCATGGCCTTGTTGCTCGCTCGTGAGCATGGCGCCATGGTTCCGCCAAGCGCCATTGAACAACTCACCGATTGGATCAGTGCTTCGCTCAAAGAAGGCCCGGACAAAAAAGCCGACCACCGGTGGAGAAAAACCTGGGACATGGAAACCCGGGCTCGCGCCCTCTACGTTCTGGCACTCGCCGGCAAGACAGAAGCCGCACTCCAAAATAAAATGATCGATCAAGCAGAGCATCTCAACCCGAGTGCCCGATGCTTCCTCGCTCTCGCCATCCATCACTCCGGCGGTGCCCGCGACCAAGCATTGGCATTAATCCAAAACCTCCCCCCCCGCAAGGTGACACGCCACTGGATGCGCTACCACTCCGACGACGCCATGGCGGTACTCGCATGGTCGGAAATCGACCCTACGAATGAGAACACCCACCAAGCGATGCGTAAGCTCATCGACCAACGCAACCCTCGAGGGCACTGGCGCACCACTTGGTGCAACTCCTGGGCACTGCAGGCGATGGCAAGCTACGCCAGAAATGTGGAAAAAAACCAAGCTCCAAGCACCTTGCAGTTGATCGTCGGGAAAGAAACCAAACACATCACACTGGACCAAAAGTCCCCCACGGAATTCATCTCGGTGCCACTCCAGGAAGGGCTGCAAATCATCGCGTCCTCAAATAACAGAAGTTACGCCAGGATCCGGCTTAGCTCCAAACCGGAAATCGCCCCCTCCGGTCCATGGGCACATGATGGTTTGTCGATCACCCGCCGCTATAATCGCCTGCTTCCCGATGGAACCCTCGAGCCAATGACCCAACCCCGGGTCGGTGATTTGATTCAAGTCAACCTCGACATCACCTTCTCATCTGCCCTCGACTACGTCGTCATCGAAGACCGTATCCCTGCGCTCTTTGAGGCCGTCAACAATCAGTTCGAAAGCCAACGTTCGCGTTTCAGCACCAATACCGACCATTCGTGGAAAATCACCCACAAGGAACTTCGCTCGGATCGTGCCGTCTTCTTCTTTGACCGTTCATGGGGAGGAAGCAAACGCACGCTCTCCTACCTGGCCCGGGTGACTTCCGCCGGAACCGCGGTAGCCCCGAGCGCCAAGGTGGAAGCCATGTATGATCCCGAACAGCTGGCACTCAGCAAAAGCCAAACCCTCACCACCCTGAAAAAAGGAAGCATGGCCGACCAATAA
- the pbpC gene encoding penicillin-binding protein 1C yields MQRPSAIRLPQWLRTKPKHLRRKCLWAGGIALSLAFSSYYLLPFAFPIPEKIASGPGDSVLLLDHNGKELAHWVRPDYYRHRTIDLDLVPEDLIQATLAAEDKRFYQHGGMDFRATARAIRDSIDQKRFVSGASTITQQTVKICSQRASRTIPTKIRECLTARHVEMTHGKGEILSAYFNHLDYGNRSQGPLQAARHYFGKPLSQLSLAECALLAGLPQAPSRLNPRRNPEAAVKRRNWILDRMRIVYKLPEDRIERAKAEPLQLQQRGPTNRAPHLAGLLRRNSKRQDLHTTLSAELQRDLTAIARQQIQVLRDKHIQHAAIVVLHNQTGNVLAHVGTPNFHLSNAGQIDATRIARSPGSALKPFTYLLAFEQAGMTPATIIPDIPTSFADVRGEKSFVNYNRLYRGPVTIHHALASSLNIPAVRALNAAGGPAPMIKQLQQFGVTSLKEDPRHYGLGLTLGSGEITLMELTNAYACLARMGKHIPMRFFSSSQSQPLSIASKPSYWMLANTLSNNAARTAAFGPNSQLRLPFPCAVKTGTSTDFRDNWCLGFTADFTVGVWVGNLDNTPMRGISGVTGAGPIFHATMLRLHNNHPPAWFDQPSGMIRCHIHTSTGKQFPEANEHTIEMLLPADTLPLMSQRGDFDTHGKVILDQRYSAWLTSEGDRARYTLSSDLNPPAFHHHPLRILSPSREAKYLLDPDLPGNGKKLALRTDFPGRAIWSSPTLEISTKNGESTAILTPGVHLIHLRDHSGRQTSRSIEVEEL; encoded by the coding sequence ATGCAACGCCCCTCCGCCATACGCCTCCCCCAATGGCTGCGAACCAAACCCAAGCACTTGCGCCGCAAGTGCCTTTGGGCTGGAGGGATCGCACTCTCCCTGGCTTTTTCAAGCTACTACCTCCTGCCCTTTGCCTTCCCCATCCCTGAAAAAATAGCCTCTGGCCCTGGAGACTCCGTCTTGCTGTTAGACCACAATGGCAAGGAACTTGCGCATTGGGTTCGGCCCGATTACTACCGACATCGAACCATCGACCTGGATCTCGTCCCTGAGGATTTGATCCAAGCCACCCTTGCCGCCGAAGATAAGCGTTTCTACCAACACGGCGGGATGGATTTCCGGGCCACGGCCCGAGCGATCCGCGACTCCATTGACCAAAAACGTTTTGTTTCCGGAGCTTCCACCATTACACAGCAGACGGTCAAAATTTGCTCGCAACGAGCGAGCCGAACCATCCCAACAAAAATCCGGGAATGCCTAACGGCCAGACATGTCGAAATGACCCATGGCAAGGGAGAAATCCTTTCCGCATATTTCAACCACCTCGATTACGGCAACCGCTCCCAAGGGCCGTTACAAGCGGCCCGGCATTACTTCGGCAAACCGCTGAGCCAGCTTTCCCTCGCCGAGTGCGCCTTGCTCGCCGGCCTCCCGCAAGCTCCGAGCCGACTCAACCCACGGCGCAACCCGGAAGCTGCAGTCAAACGCCGCAACTGGATCCTCGATCGTATGCGCATCGTCTATAAGCTACCCGAAGACCGTATCGAACGAGCCAAAGCCGAGCCCCTGCAACTCCAACAACGAGGCCCGACCAATCGAGCTCCGCATCTAGCAGGCCTTTTACGCCGCAACAGCAAACGCCAGGATTTGCACACCACCCTGTCCGCCGAACTGCAGCGGGATCTCACCGCCATCGCCCGACAACAAATTCAGGTCCTACGTGACAAGCACATCCAACATGCTGCGATCGTCGTCTTACACAATCAGACCGGAAACGTTCTCGCCCATGTAGGAACGCCGAATTTCCATCTCTCGAATGCTGGTCAAATCGATGCCACCCGGATTGCGCGCTCGCCGGGATCTGCCCTCAAACCCTTCACTTACCTCCTCGCCTTTGAACAAGCGGGGATGACCCCCGCCACCATCATCCCGGACATCCCCACCAGCTTTGCCGACGTCCGCGGAGAGAAATCATTCGTCAATTACAACCGACTCTACCGTGGGCCCGTCACCATCCACCACGCACTGGCCAGCTCCCTGAATATTCCCGCAGTCAGAGCGCTCAATGCCGCAGGCGGGCCAGCGCCGATGATCAAACAACTGCAACAATTCGGAGTCACCAGCCTCAAGGAAGACCCCAGACACTATGGGTTGGGACTCACCCTCGGCAGCGGTGAGATCACCCTGATGGAACTCACCAACGCCTACGCCTGCCTCGCCCGCATGGGGAAACATATTCCGATGCGCTTTTTCTCCTCCAGTCAAAGCCAACCCCTCAGCATCGCCAGCAAACCATCCTACTGGATGCTGGCCAACACCCTGAGCAACAACGCCGCACGAACAGCGGCTTTCGGACCGAACTCCCAACTCCGACTCCCCTTTCCATGCGCTGTAAAAACCGGAACCTCGACCGACTTCCGGGACAACTGGTGCCTCGGGTTTACCGCCGACTTCACTGTCGGTGTCTGGGTTGGCAATCTGGACAACACCCCGATGCGAGGCATTTCCGGAGTCACTGGTGCCGGACCGATTTTTCATGCAACGATGCTCCGGCTCCACAACAACCACCCACCGGCATGGTTCGACCAACCATCGGGCATGATCCGTTGCCATATCCACACCTCGACAGGTAAACAGTTTCCGGAAGCCAACGAGCACACCATCGAAATGCTGCTGCCGGCAGACACCCTCCCACTGATGAGCCAACGAGGAGACTTCGATACACATGGAAAAGTCATCCTCGATCAACGTTATTCCGCGTGGCTCACCTCCGAAGGTGATCGCGCACGTTATACCTTATCCTCGGACCTCAACCCACCCGCCTTCCACCATCACCCGCTGCGAATCCTCTCTCCTTCACGCGAGGCAAAGTATCTCCTCGACCCCGATCTCCCCGGAAATGGCAAGAAACTAGCGCTGCGCACTGATTTCCCCGGCAGGGCCATCTGGAGTTCCCCCACGCTGGAAATTTCTACCAAGAACGGCGAAAGCACCGCTATTCTAACTCCAGGGGTCCATCTCATTCACCTCAGAGATCACTCCGGCCGCCAGACCTCACGCTCAATCGAAGTCGAAGAGCTCTAA